From the Drosophila simulans strain w501 chromosome 2L, Prin_Dsim_3.1, whole genome shotgun sequence genome, the window TTATGGGACAACTTTCTGGGTTCTCTTCAAAGGTATTGCTTTCTATTGCTGCGTGTCGCGTTTCTTGTTCTTCCAACTCGCATTGACtgcaaaacaaacatattGAAATAGTTTactattttgaaatattacaaattGGCCAAGATGGGACGAGTTTTAAACGTGAATCCCTATTTATTCCTACCTTTAAAATTGTGTACTTATTTACTTAATACTTTTTTAGTTGTGTGTTAATTCGGATTGTTAAAagaatatgtttttaatattcaaaaatcTCAAAAACTTATTAGACGCTTATTGCTAATCTTGCTGCAATTTTATGGACAATGCATCATAGGATGCTCCCGATTTGTTTGGTTACGGATAGCTCCTGGAACCGGCGAATGTTCCGGCCATATGGGCTTTAAGTCCTGACCGAATTCCAGTGTTCCTCGTTGTCCGTTTTGTTTGCCTCCTTCtgttcctttttcctttttttttatactttttccttttctgcACGCAGCTGCTGCGCGGAGAGGGAAGGGCACGGAGATGCGATTGAAGCCTGTCGTTACGGTCGGAATTTCGGCGCAATCTTTGGCGGCGTCGCCGCGTGAAGTTTCACACAACTGGCCACTGAATATACAGTTCGAGCATATATCCGATTTATCCAAATTTTTGGTTATATTTCATGGGTTCAATCACGAAAAGTCAATGAAGCGTTTGCGCAGACAGCGAACGCGaacacaaaagaaaatgcaCGATGTTGCTGCCCCTGGCTGCAAACTTACACTTTTGCACGTTCGACGCGTTCGGATTGGGTTTCCCCAGTTGCTAGCACTTGCGGTATGACATATTATTGGATCTTTAATCGTTTAACAATGGTTTTTTTTACAGATTTTTGTGTGCTAACTTCTTTCGCATTTGCGCCGAGCAGGGATGGCAATTAAGAGCCAGGGCTACACAGTCGCACCACAGCGTTTTGGCATTATTTTGCCCGCTAAATCGTCAGGGCTGCACAAGTGGTCGCGTTCAGCGAGAACTAATAAAGAGTGATTTTTCACTAAGCGGTTATGTTATCGATAATTGTACAATACTGCTTATCTCAGTAAAAGCCCAATTTTAATCGAAATTGTTGTAGCTTGGTTACCTATA encodes:
- the LOC27207656 gene encoding uncharacterized protein LOC27207656; translation: MRLKPVVTVGISAQSLAASPREVSHNWPLNIQFEHISDLSKFLVIFHGFNHEKSMKRLRRQRTRTQKKMHDVAAPGCKLTLLHVRRVRIGFPQLLALAGWQLRARATQSHHSVLALFCPLNRQGCTSGRVQRELIKSDFSLSGYVIDNCTILLISVKAQF